One Flavobacterium sp. 90 DNA segment encodes these proteins:
- a CDS encoding AAA family ATPase, producing MNSSLFYGVLQKRFPFPPTYKQDIFFQKIAIFLTDTHNDTIFVLKGYAGTGKTTVISTIVNNLGDINKKFVLLAPTGRAAKVISNYSNTPAFTIHKKIYFPKKSAGGGVAFTKQLNKHKNTIFIVDEASMISDSNSDSKLYDNGSLLDDLISYVYSGTNCKMILLGDTAQLPPVNLDISPALDTHTLAAHYNKEIKHIELDEVMRQEESSGILFNATELREILKESFITEFKFNVKRFKDIVRLTDGYDIQDAINSAYSNYSIEDTAFIVRSNKRANQYNEQIRTRILFKESELSVGDFLMVVKNNYFWLKETDEAGFIANGDIIEVLELFGIKELYGFTFAKVKIRMVDYPDQKPFETVLLLDTIKSESPSLTYEESNRLYEEVMKDYENETTKYKKFQKVKENEYFNGLQVKFSYAITCHKSQGGQWNTVFIEQPYLPNGIDRDYIRWLYTAMTRAKNKLYLIGFKDESFEE from the coding sequence ATGAATTCATCATTGTTTTACGGTGTTTTGCAAAAAAGATTTCCGTTTCCTCCAACATACAAACAGGATATATTTTTTCAGAAAATCGCTATTTTCTTAACGGACACACATAACGATACTATTTTTGTACTAAAAGGATATGCCGGAACGGGAAAAACGACTGTGATTTCGACAATTGTAAATAATCTTGGAGATATTAATAAAAAGTTTGTTTTGCTGGCGCCAACGGGTCGTGCGGCAAAAGTAATTTCCAATTATTCGAATACGCCCGCTTTTACAATTCATAAAAAAATATATTTTCCTAAAAAGTCGGCTGGTGGAGGCGTTGCTTTTACCAAGCAATTGAACAAGCATAAAAACACCATTTTTATCGTCGATGAGGCTTCGATGATTTCTGATAGTAATTCAGATTCTAAGCTTTATGATAACGGATCGCTTCTGGACGATTTGATTTCGTACGTATATTCCGGAACCAATTGCAAGATGATTCTCCTTGGAGATACAGCGCAGTTGCCGCCCGTGAATTTAGATATTAGTCCGGCACTTGATACGCATACTTTGGCAGCTCATTATAATAAAGAAATCAAGCATATCGAACTTGACGAAGTAATGCGTCAGGAGGAAAGCTCTGGGATTTTATTTAACGCTACGGAATTACGTGAAATTCTAAAAGAAAGCTTTATTACCGAGTTTAAATTCAATGTAAAAAGGTTTAAAGATATTGTTCGTTTAACGGATGGTTACGATATTCAGGATGCAATTAATTCGGCTTACAGCAATTATAGTATTGAAGATACAGCGTTTATAGTTCGTTCGAATAAAAGAGCGAATCAATATAATGAACAGATCAGAACGAGGATTTTGTTTAAAGAAAGTGAGCTTTCTGTGGGCGATTTCCTGATGGTGGTTAAGAATAATTATTTCTGGCTAAAAGAAACTGATGAAGCAGGATTTATTGCCAATGGTGATATTATTGAAGTTTTGGAGCTTTTTGGAATCAAAGAATTATACGGATTTACTTTTGCAAAAGTAAAAATCAGAATGGTCGATTATCCTGATCAGAAACCTTTTGAAACGGTTTTGTTATTAGATACAATCAAAAGTGAATCTCCATCTTTAACGTATGAAGAATCTAATCGTTTGTATGAAGAAGTAATGAAGGATTATGAAAATGAAACGACAAAGTATAAGAAGTTTCAGAAAGTAAAAGAAAACGAGTATTTTAACGGATTACAAGTGAAATTCTCCTATGCGATTACGTGTCATAAATCACAAGGTGGACAATGGAATACCGTTTTTATTGAACAGCCATATTTACCAAACGGAATCGATCGTGATTATATCAGATGGCTTTATACCGCTATGACACGTGCTAAAAATAAGTTATATTTGATAGGATTTAAAGACGAGAGTTTTGAAGAATGA
- a CDS encoding outer membrane beta-barrel family protein yields MNISLPFKLFLILILFCCSLFANAQTETPKDSISNKLNEVVITQNKKTFTNTNGNIKVDVANSIYNSIPNSVDLLAKLPTVQLSSDKESITVIGKGSPLIYIDNQKVGMNDLNALAVADIKTIEIIQNPSSKYEAEGRSVILITRKFSKKDSFRTEISEVASFKKNYNNYLGFNSNFKKNKLELKANFNYNRLNPWENHSIDYQIPTADIASKYDVTADTKRKQFVFGGGLFYKINEDDYFSFSVNSKLQTDVFPINTITDNKNKDEINHVVTASDNIGRKNFVNSFLNYSKKIKAIDMQVFTGLQYSNFDQTSLSNVQDNFNDSGFELTQNRDQKFKVNVFSGRIDTEKKFKNEMKLEAGGLYSSANSKSDFDILYYETNVKEISHYDFSEQNLAGYSQLSGKIKKVDFSVGFRVENTNVDGKFRSDLTPLVDKNYTKFFPKAQFTFAIDSTRNISLNYAKTISRPNYSSLSQGATYINPYFLYARNIFLDPTITDEIAATFQYHDKSVRLSYYQTKDPVYNTFSFDDQNNIMTFKDINFDKSSGFTTEFVLPFTYKFWTTTNSLIFILEKIEDHSAVFMSSKPYAYFSSNNEFKLPKEYFFNLNFWGLTKQYTGVFVTNPRFVVDMTVSKKFLKKWNCTLSWNNIFKNNIQTEKFTINKVNSKARYVVDNQEVSISIKYSFGKVKGTEFKEKSIDENESRVR; encoded by the coding sequence ATGAACATTTCTTTACCTTTTAAACTTTTTCTAATTTTAATTTTATTTTGTTGTTCGCTATTTGCAAATGCACAAACCGAAACTCCTAAAGACAGTATTTCGAATAAGTTAAATGAAGTTGTGATTACTCAAAACAAAAAAACTTTTACTAATACAAACGGGAATATTAAAGTTGATGTTGCCAATTCGATTTACAATTCGATTCCAAATTCAGTCGATTTATTGGCAAAATTACCAACCGTTCAGCTTAGTTCCGACAAAGAAAGTATTACGGTTATTGGTAAAGGAAGTCCGCTGATTTATATTGACAATCAAAAAGTAGGAATGAACGATTTGAATGCTTTGGCTGTAGCCGATATTAAAACCATCGAAATTATTCAGAACCCATCTTCTAAATATGAAGCCGAAGGACGTTCTGTGATTCTAATTACAAGAAAATTTAGCAAAAAAGACAGCTTTAGAACGGAGATTTCTGAGGTTGCTTCTTTCAAAAAAAACTACAACAATTACCTTGGGTTTAATTCTAATTTCAAAAAAAACAAACTCGAACTGAAAGCAAATTTTAATTACAATCGTTTAAATCCTTGGGAAAATCATAGTATAGATTATCAAATTCCAACTGCGGATATTGCTTCTAAATACGATGTAACGGCTGATACAAAAAGAAAACAATTCGTATTTGGAGGAGGTTTGTTTTATAAAATAAACGAAGATGATTATTTCTCATTTAGTGTCAATAGTAAGTTGCAAACTGATGTTTTTCCAATCAATACAATAACGGATAATAAAAATAAAGACGAAATAAATCATGTTGTAACTGCTAGTGATAATATCGGCAGAAAGAATTTTGTAAACTCATTTTTGAACTATTCAAAGAAAATAAAAGCAATTGACATGCAGGTTTTTACCGGACTTCAATATTCAAATTTTGACCAGACTTCTTTGAGTAATGTTCAGGATAATTTTAATGATTCAGGATTTGAATTGACGCAAAATCGAGATCAGAAATTTAAAGTAAATGTTTTTTCCGGAAGAATTGATACAGAGAAAAAATTCAAAAACGAAATGAAATTAGAAGCTGGAGGATTGTATTCTTCTGCTAATTCAAAATCTGATTTTGATATTTTGTATTATGAGACAAATGTAAAAGAAATAAGTCATTATGATTTTAGCGAGCAAAATTTAGCAGGATATAGTCAGCTCTCCGGAAAGATTAAAAAAGTCGATTTTTCAGTTGGTTTTAGAGTTGAGAATACTAATGTAGACGGGAAATTCAGAAGTGATTTAACGCCTTTAGTTGATAAAAATTATACCAAATTTTTCCCGAAAGCACAGTTTACATTTGCAATTGACAGCACAAGAAATATTAGTCTAAATTATGCTAAAACTATTTCCAGACCCAATTATTCGTCTTTAAGTCAGGGCGCGACGTATATAAATCCTTATTTTTTGTACGCACGTAATATTTTCCTAGATCCAACAATTACCGACGAAATTGCAGCTACTTTTCAATATCATGATAAGTCGGTTAGACTTAGTTATTATCAGACCAAAGATCCAGTTTATAATACTTTCTCTTTTGACGATCAAAATAATATAATGACTTTTAAGGATATAAATTTCGATAAAAGCTCTGGCTTTACAACTGAATTTGTGCTACCATTCACGTATAAATTTTGGACAACAACGAATTCTTTGATTTTTATTTTAGAGAAAATTGAAGATCATAGTGCTGTATTTATGAGCTCTAAACCTTATGCTTATTTTAGTTCAAATAATGAGTTTAAACTTCCAAAGGAATATTTTTTTAATTTGAATTTTTGGGGATTAACAAAACAATATACTGGAGTTTTTGTTACAAATCCCAGATTTGTAGTTGATATGACGGTTTCAAAAAAATTCCTCAAAAAATGGAATTGTACTTTAAGCTGGAATAATATTTTTAAAAATAATATTCAAACAGAAAAATTTACCATTAACAAGGTTAATTCAAAAGCGAGATATGTTGTAGATAATCAAGAAGTTTCAATATCGATAAAATATTCTTTTGGAAAGGTAAAAGGAACAGAATTTAAGGAGAAAAGCATTGATGAGAATGAAAGCAGAGTTCGATAA
- a CDS encoding RsmD family RNA methyltransferase, producing MRIISGKYKGRRIFPPKNLPVRPTTDMSKEALFNVLNNHFSFDGLKVLDLFSGTGNISYEFASRGSAPITSVDGDFGCVKFVKQVASEYDFNIAATKSDVYKFLENCKTSYDIIFADPPYGLDQNAFEKIVLTVFERDLLHEDGMMIIEHSKYTKMEHLSNFSFQKSYGGSFFSFFELNSTDDDEELPDDFIKITEEDEG from the coding sequence ATGAGAATCATTTCAGGAAAATACAAAGGACGCCGAATTTTTCCGCCAAAAAACCTTCCTGTAAGACCTACGACTGACATGAGTAAAGAAGCATTGTTTAATGTTTTAAATAATCATTTTAGTTTTGACGGCTTAAAGGTTTTAGACTTATTTTCGGGAACCGGTAATATCAGTTACGAATTCGCTTCACGCGGAAGTGCTCCAATTACCTCTGTTGACGGTGATTTTGGATGCGTAAAATTTGTAAAGCAAGTCGCTTCAGAATATGATTTTAATATCGCAGCTACGAAAAGTGATGTTTATAAATTTCTGGAAAACTGCAAAACATCATACGATATTATTTTTGCAGATCCACCTTACGGATTAGATCAGAATGCTTTTGAAAAAATTGTCTTAACAGTTTTCGAAAGAGATTTACTTCATGAAGACGGAATGATGATTATAGAGCATTCGAAATATACAAAAATGGAGCATTTAAGTAATTTTTCTTTTCAGAAAAGCTACGGCGGATCTTTCTTTAGTTTCTTCGAATTAAATTCTACGGACGATGATGAAGAACTTCCTGATGATTTCATTAAAATAACAGAAGAAGACGAAGGATAA
- the ygiD gene encoding 4,5-DOPA dioxygenase extradiol, whose protein sequence is MTTLNDLHSISSTFSNTDKMPVLFLGHGSPMNAIEENQFVTGFRNLAKTLPQPNAILCVSAHWFTNGTKVTSMQMPRTIHDFGGFPQALFDVQYPAKGSPELALETQKILEPVHVDLDEHWGLDHGAWSVIKHLYPEANVPVIQLSIDYTKSGQYHFELAQKLQSLRRKGVLIIGSGNIVHNLRLVDFRNFDKDNYGYDWAIEARETVNNYLLDGNFQPLIDFEKMNKAIQLAIPTPDHYLPLLYTLGLKEKTEELSLFNDKLLAGSLSMTSVKIM, encoded by the coding sequence ATGACAACATTAAACGACTTACATTCGATTTCATCAACGTTTTCGAATACAGATAAAATGCCGGTTTTGTTTTTAGGACACGGCAGCCCAATGAATGCAATTGAAGAAAATCAGTTTGTGACTGGTTTTCGAAATTTGGCTAAAACATTGCCACAACCAAATGCGATTCTATGTGTTTCGGCGCATTGGTTTACAAACGGAACCAAAGTAACTTCGATGCAAATGCCAAGAACGATTCATGATTTTGGAGGTTTTCCGCAAGCTTTATTTGATGTACAATATCCTGCAAAAGGAAGTCCTGAATTAGCTTTGGAAACTCAGAAAATTTTAGAACCTGTTCACGTAGATTTAGATGAACATTGGGGTTTAGATCATGGCGCCTGGAGTGTCATCAAGCACTTATATCCAGAGGCAAATGTTCCGGTAATTCAGTTGAGTATTGATTATACAAAATCAGGACAATATCATTTTGAGTTGGCTCAGAAGTTACAATCATTGCGTCGAAAAGGTGTTTTGATTATCGGAAGCGGAAACATAGTTCATAATCTTCGTCTGGTTGATTTCAGAAATTTTGATAAAGACAATTACGGTTACGATTGGGCGATTGAAGCGCGTGAAACCGTTAACAATTATTTATTGGACGGAAATTTTCAGCCTTTGATTGATTTCGAAAAGATGAATAAAGCGATTCAATTGGCGATTCCAACTCCGGATCATTATTTACCTTTATTATACACATTAGGTTTAAAAGAAAAAACAGAAGAATTGAGTTTGTTTAATGATAAATTATTAGCTGGTTCTTTGAGTATGACATCGGTGAAAATCATGTAA
- a CDS encoding DUF3822 family protein — MSLQNTNITSKNYKKLSIQVSLNGFSFCCFDTLNNTITAFNEVNFDAAQKTSKIEDLYSAAFKNYPELKDSYDEILVIHNNNLSTFVPSALFDENYLASYLQYTTKVFETDFFTFDHLSKYEMNSVYIPYVNINNFLIDTVGSFDYKHVNSILVEKIIENSKNNDEKKMVVNFNPDHFEIIVVQNQKLLLFNSFEYQTPEDFLYYILFTAEQLSLNPESFPLELLGIIDRNDPFYAIAYKYIRHISFMDVETLQQRNRFSTAQNQKHYILFQS; from the coding sequence ATGTCATTGCAAAATACTAATATCACTTCAAAAAATTACAAAAAATTATCTATTCAGGTTTCCTTGAATGGATTTTCATTTTGTTGTTTTGATACTCTAAACAATACTATTACAGCGTTTAACGAAGTTAACTTTGATGCTGCACAAAAAACATCAAAAATTGAAGACTTATATAGTGCTGCTTTTAAAAACTATCCTGAATTAAAAGATTCTTACGACGAGATTTTGGTAATTCACAACAACAATCTTTCAACTTTTGTACCGTCGGCTTTGTTCGACGAAAATTACTTAGCAAGTTATTTACAATACACTACAAAAGTTTTTGAAACCGATTTTTTTACTTTCGATCACCTTTCAAAATACGAAATGAATTCGGTTTATATTCCATATGTCAATATTAATAACTTTTTAATTGACACTGTTGGTTCGTTCGATTACAAACATGTTAACAGTATTTTGGTGGAGAAAATTATTGAAAATTCAAAAAACAATGATGAGAAAAAAATGGTTGTGAATTTCAATCCGGACCATTTTGAAATAATCGTTGTACAAAATCAAAAACTGCTATTATTCAATTCTTTTGAATACCAGACTCCAGAAGATTTTCTCTATTATATTCTATTTACTGCCGAACAATTGAGCTTAAACCCAGAAAGTTTTCCGCTTGAATTATTAGGAATAATAGATAGAAACGACCCGTTTTATGCCATTGCTTACAAGTACATTCGCCATATTTCGTTTATGGATGTAGAAACTTTACAGCAAAGAAACCGCTTTTCAACTGCACAAAATCAAAAACATTATATCTTATTTCAATCATGA
- a CDS encoding PQQ-binding-like beta-propeller repeat protein has product MKKLSVLILLLFNLFFITSALSQKNNPKIINAFSNHIFDGKGYQPLDNLKWKYKTEGKIFASPVVKNGIVYIGSEDGFLYAIEVKSGKTKWKFKTNGAIHSSASIFENTIYFGSFDGNYYAINKEDGKLIWKFKTGGEHWLGEIGMWGMKPETQYMEDLWSFYLSSPVVYENGKAAAVLFGSSDGNVYSVDAKTGDLKWKFKTNGPIHGTPVIDQDKIYIGGWDATLYALNIETGKEIWNFATGTKTGFKGIQSSVAVSDGKVYFGAREPFFFALNAENGKLIWKYNAENSWILSSAVIQNNTIYVGTSDTYALLALDAKTGAEKYRFKANGYIYNSPAIAGNTIYFGDFTGNFFSLDLLSNGKKSNLVSTENRKQFAASTLKNDLLDFGYAGQNEDLSVYDNNKKVMDQFYQLGSIVSSPFIDNNTIYFGSADEYLYAYNLEK; this is encoded by the coding sequence ATGAAAAAACTGTCGGTATTGATTCTGCTTTTATTCAATTTATTTTTTATTACTTCGGCTTTAAGCCAAAAGAATAATCCTAAAATAATTAACGCATTTTCAAACCACATTTTTGATGGAAAAGGATATCAGCCACTTGATAACTTAAAATGGAAATACAAAACCGAAGGTAAAATCTTTGCTTCTCCAGTTGTAAAAAATGGTATTGTTTATATTGGCAGTGAAGACGGTTTTCTATATGCAATTGAAGTAAAATCAGGAAAAACAAAATGGAAATTCAAAACTAATGGAGCAATTCACAGTTCTGCAAGTATATTTGAAAACACCATTTACTTTGGCAGTTTTGATGGAAATTATTATGCCATAAACAAAGAAGACGGAAAACTAATCTGGAAATTTAAAACTGGCGGCGAACATTGGCTTGGCGAAATTGGAATGTGGGGAATGAAACCGGAAACCCAATATATGGAGGATTTATGGAGCTTTTATTTATCATCTCCTGTGGTTTATGAAAACGGAAAAGCAGCCGCAGTTTTATTCGGAAGCAGCGATGGAAACGTATATTCTGTAGACGCTAAAACAGGTGACTTAAAATGGAAATTCAAAACTAACGGACCCATTCACGGAACTCCTGTAATAGATCAGGATAAAATTTACATTGGAGGTTGGGACGCTACATTATATGCATTGAATATTGAAACCGGAAAAGAAATATGGAATTTTGCCACGGGAACAAAAACTGGTTTTAAAGGAATCCAATCTTCTGTTGCAGTTTCTGACGGTAAAGTTTATTTTGGAGCAAGAGAACCGTTCTTTTTTGCTTTAAATGCCGAAAACGGAAAACTAATCTGGAAGTATAATGCCGAAAATTCCTGGATCTTAAGTTCTGCTGTAATTCAAAACAATACTATTTATGTAGGAACATCTGATACTTATGCTTTATTGGCTTTGGATGCTAAAACCGGAGCCGAAAAATATCGTTTTAAAGCAAATGGTTATATTTATAATTCACCGGCAATTGCTGGAAACACGATTTATTTTGGAGATTTCACTGGGAATTTCTTCTCTTTGGATTTACTTTCAAATGGAAAAAAATCAAATTTAGTAAGCACAGAAAATCGCAAACAATTCGCAGCTTCAACCTTAAAAAATGACTTATTAGATTTTGGATATGCTGGTCAAAACGAAGATCTGTCAGTTTATGATAACAATAAAAAAGTGATGGATCAATTTTATCAATTAGGCTCTATTGTTTCATCGCCATTTATCGATAATAACACTATTTACTTTGGAAGCGCTGACGAATATTTATATGCTTATAATTTAGAAAAATAG